In Pelorhabdus rhamnosifermentans, the DNA window TTCTTGGATAACCTATTGGAAGAAGTGCTACTGGAACAAGATATTCTGGTAATTCCAAGTTTTTTTTGATAATATCAGCATTAAAATGTCCTACCCAAGTGCTACCTAATCCTAAGTCCGTAACTTGAAGCATCATATGAGTTGTGACAATGCTAGCATCAACAACTCCCATGTCTACTTTATCATAAGGCCTTTTCCAGCTAACTGTGGAATCATAGCACACCAGCAATACTAGAGGTGCATTAAAATGATAAGGTGTGCATGATTTTAATTTAGTCAGGCTATCTTCATTATCAATAACGAGTATTCGTTGTGGCTGATAATTATCAGCCGTTGGAGCAACTCTACCAGCTTCTAAAATCAAATCTAATTTTTCTTTTTCTACTTTTTTGTCGCTAAATTTTCTAACTGCATATCTTTCTTTTACTAGCTGTAAAAAATTCATATTACCATCTCCCTATTTCAAAATGCTTCTGTTATAATTAATATAGCATAAAGGTATGAATAAACAAGTATGCAGTTTTTTCTGTGTTAGTATATAAAGTATGCTGTTGAAATATTCGGTTATATTTAAAGGAGCTG includes these proteins:
- a CDS encoding nitroreductase family protein, which codes for MNFLQLVKERYAVRKFSDKKVEKEKLDLILEAGRVAPTADNYQPQRILVIDNEDSLTKLKSCTPYHFNAPLVLLVCYDSTVSWKRPYDKVDMGVVDASIVTTHMMLQVTDLGLGSTWVGHFNADIIKKNLELPEYLVPVALLPIGYPRSDSAPHQLHGKRYDINNTVFFNSFEGITQGKNDEGQHDLLANCSDK